In Variovorax paradoxus, a single genomic region encodes these proteins:
- the thrS gene encoding threonine--tRNA ligase: MIQITLPDNSRREFPGPVSVAQVAQSIGPGLAKMTVAGKVDGRLVDASDVIDHDAKLQIITPKDDEGLEIIRHSTAHLVGHAVKQLYPTAKMVIGPVIDEGFYYDISFERPFTPEDMAAIEARMRELIAQDYDVIKKMTPRAEVIEVFQSRGEDYKLRLVEDMPDEQAMGLYYHQEYVDMCRGPHVPNTRFLKVFKLTKLAGAYWRGDAKNEQLQRIYGTAWADKKQLDQYIQRIEEAEKRDHRRLGKELDLFHIDEVAPGVVFWHPKGWAIWQQVEQYMRGIYRDTGYWEVKGPQILDKSLWEKTGHWQNYRDNMFTTESEKREYALKPMNCPGHVLIFKSDLRSYRDLPLRYGEFGQCHRNEPSGALHGIMRVRGFTQDDGHIFCTEDQILDECIAYTAQLQKVYADFGFTDILYKVATRPENRVGSDELWDKAEHAVMESLRRSGVDFVISPGDGAFYGPKIEYTLRDAIGRHWQCGTMQVDFNTAERLGGEYVTESSGRAHPVMLHRAIVGSLERFIGMLIEHHSGAMPAWLAPVQVAVLNISEGQADYAAQVAKTLQNQGLRVQLDLHNEKITYKIRKHSLQKLPYIVVVGDKEKEAGAVAVRARGNQDLGAMSLESFAQRLVQDVADKR, encoded by the coding sequence ATGATCCAGATCACGCTCCCCGACAACTCGCGCCGCGAGTTCCCCGGCCCGGTTTCGGTGGCCCAGGTTGCCCAGTCCATCGGCCCCGGCCTTGCCAAGATGACGGTGGCCGGCAAAGTCGACGGCAGGCTCGTCGATGCCAGCGACGTCATCGACCATGACGCCAAGCTCCAGATCATCACGCCCAAGGACGACGAGGGCCTGGAGATCATCCGCCACTCGACGGCTCACCTGGTCGGTCATGCGGTGAAGCAGCTCTACCCGACGGCCAAGATGGTGATCGGGCCCGTGATCGACGAGGGCTTCTACTACGACATCTCGTTCGAACGCCCATTCACGCCGGAAGACATGGCTGCCATCGAGGCGCGCATGCGCGAGCTGATTGCGCAGGACTACGACGTGATCAAGAAGATGACGCCGCGCGCGGAAGTCATCGAAGTCTTCCAGTCGCGTGGCGAGGACTACAAGCTGCGCCTCGTCGAGGACATGCCCGACGAGCAGGCCATGGGCCTGTACTACCACCAGGAATACGTGGACATGTGCCGCGGCCCGCACGTGCCGAACACGCGCTTCCTGAAGGTCTTCAAGCTCACGAAGCTGGCCGGTGCCTACTGGCGCGGTGACGCCAAGAACGAGCAGCTGCAGCGTATTTACGGCACGGCCTGGGCCGACAAGAAGCAGCTCGACCAGTACATCCAGCGCATCGAGGAAGCCGAGAAGCGCGACCACCGCCGCCTGGGCAAGGAACTCGACCTGTTCCACATCGACGAAGTGGCGCCTGGCGTTGTGTTCTGGCACCCCAAAGGTTGGGCGATCTGGCAGCAGGTCGAGCAGTACATGCGCGGCATCTACCGCGACACGGGCTACTGGGAAGTGAAGGGCCCGCAGATTCTCGACAAGAGCCTGTGGGAGAAAACGGGCCACTGGCAGAACTACCGCGACAACATGTTCACGACGGAGTCGGAGAAGCGCGAGTACGCGCTGAAGCCGATGAACTGCCCGGGCCATGTGCTGATCTTCAAGAGCGACCTGCGCAGCTACCGCGACCTGCCGCTGCGCTACGGCGAATTCGGCCAGTGCCATCGCAACGAGCCCAGCGGCGCGCTGCACGGCATCATGCGCGTGCGCGGTTTCACGCAGGACGATGGCCACATCTTCTGCACGGAAGACCAGATCCTCGACGAGTGCATCGCGTACACGGCACAGCTGCAGAAGGTCTATGCCGACTTCGGCTTCACGGACATCCTCTACAAGGTCGCCACGCGCCCGGAGAACCGCGTGGGCTCCGATGAGCTGTGGGACAAGGCCGAGCATGCGGTGATGGAATCGCTGCGCCGTTCGGGCGTCGACTTCGTCATCTCGCCGGGCGATGGCGCCTTCTACGGCCCGAAGATCGAGTACACGCTGCGCGATGCCATCGGCCGTCATTGGCAGTGCGGCACGATGCAGGTCGACTTCAACACGGCGGAGCGCCTGGGCGGCGAATACGTGACGGAATCGAGCGGCCGTGCGCACCCGGTGATGCTGCACCGCGCTATCGTCGGCAGCCTGGAGCGCTTCATCGGCATGCTGATCGAACACCACTCGGGCGCGATGCCTGCATGGCTCGCTCCGGTGCAGGTTGCGGTGCTCAATATCAGCGAAGGACAGGCCGACTACGCTGCGCAAGTTGCGAAAACGCTGCAAAATCAAGGGCTTAGGGTTCAGCTAGATCTGCACAACGAAAAGATTACGTATAAAATACGGAAGCATTCGTTGCAAAAGCTCCCTTACATCGTTGTCGTGGGCGACAAGGAAAAGGAAGCAGGTGCCGTCGCAGTGCGCGCCCGGGGAAATCAAGACCTCGGTGCAATGTCCCTCGAATCGTTCGCGCAACGGCTCGTCCAGGATGTTGCTGACAAGCGTTGA
- the infC gene encoding translation initiation factor IF-3 has translation MLTIATAFRDRRHREERQHRLNREIMAPEVRLIGPDNEQLGVVSLAEALRLAGEQDVDLVEVVAAANPPVCRLIEYGKFKYHEQKKAAEAKSKQKVIEVKEIKFRPGTDDGDYNIKMRNIKRFLEDGDKCKITLRFRGREITHQELGLALLQRIRDELGDLIMVEQFPKLEGRQMIMMIAPGRKKAGGGAPKPAADAAPAATPATA, from the coding sequence ATTCTGACCATCGCTACTGCATTTCGCGACCGCCGCCACCGCGAGGAACGCCAACACCGCCTGAACCGGGAAATCATGGCCCCGGAAGTCCGCCTGATCGGCCCGGATAACGAGCAATTGGGTGTCGTGAGTCTTGCCGAGGCCTTGCGCCTTGCCGGTGAGCAGGACGTGGATCTGGTGGAGGTCGTTGCTGCGGCCAACCCACCGGTGTGCCGCCTGATCGAGTACGGCAAGTTCAAGTACCACGAGCAGAAGAAGGCGGCCGAGGCGAAGTCGAAGCAGAAGGTCATCGAGGTCAAGGAAATCAAGTTCCGGCCCGGTACCGACGATGGCGACTACAACATCAAGATGCGCAACATCAAGCGCTTTCTTGAGGACGGCGACAAATGCAAGATCACGCTGCGCTTCCGTGGCCGCGAGATCACGCACCAGGAGCTGGGTCTGGCACTGCTGCAGCGCATTCGCGACGAACTGGGCGACCTGATCATGGTCGAGCAGTTCCCGAAGCTCGAAGGCCGGCAGATGATCATGATGATCGCGCCGGGGCGCAAGAAGGCCGGTGGCGGTGCGCCGAAGCCCGCGGCAGACGCGGCGCCGGCGGCAACGCCCGCCACGGCCTGA
- the rpmI gene encoding 50S ribosomal protein L35: MPKMKTKSSAKKRFRVRPGGTVKRGQAFKRHILTKKTTKNKRHLRGAVAVHETNMVSVAAMLPGRGI, from the coding sequence ATGCCCAAAATGAAGACCAAGAGCAGCGCGAAAAAACGTTTCCGCGTTCGTCCCGGTGGCACCGTCAAGCGCGGTCAAGCCTTCAAGCGTCACATCTTGACGAAGAAGACCACCAAGAACAAGCGTCACCTGCGTGGTGCAGTCGCAGTGCACGAAACCAACATGGTTTCTGTCGCCGCCATGCTGCCCGGTCGTGGCATTTAA
- the rplT gene encoding 50S ribosomal protein L20, whose translation MPRVKRGVTARARHKKVLALAKGFRGRRGNVFRIAKQAVMKAGQYAYRDRRTKKRVFRQLWIARINAASRELGLTYSQFANGIRKAGIEIDRKMLADIAVHDKAAFAGIVEQVKAKLAA comes from the coding sequence ATGCCTCGCGTCAAACGTGGTGTAACGGCTCGCGCCCGCCACAAGAAAGTTCTCGCACTCGCCAAGGGTTTCCGCGGTCGCCGCGGCAATGTCTTCCGCATCGCCAAACAGGCGGTGATGAAGGCAGGCCAATACGCCTACCGTGACCGCCGTACCAAGAAGCGCGTGTTCCGTCAGCTGTGGATCGCGCGTATCAACGCCGCCTCGCGTGAACTGGGCCTGACCTACAGCCAGTTCGCCAACGGTATCCGCAAGGCCGGTATCGAGATCGACCGCAAGATGCTTGCGGACATCGCCGTGCACGACAAGGCCGCATTTGCCGGCATCGTGGAGCAGGTCAAGGCCAAGCTGGCTGCTTGA
- the pheS gene encoding phenylalanine--tRNA ligase subunit alpha gives MNELDSLVDTARAAFAEAKTPAELENAKAQFLGKSGRITELMKGMAALSVEEKKSRGAAINVAKQAIEAALTDRRQQLADEELSLQLRAEALDVSLPGRRRIPGGLHPVSRTLERIEEIFSSMGFDVADGPEVESDWHSFTSLNNPPNHPARSMQDTFYVDINGDDGIPYNLRPHTSPMQVRYAHQHIKKYAAEFAAAAADTTGTLKAPEIRVIAPGRTYRVDSDATHSPMFHQCEGLWLGENVSFKDLKVVFTDFCRTFFERDDLVLRFRPSFFPFTEPSAEIDIQFASGPLAGRWLEVSGSGQVHPNVVRNMGLDPERYIGFAFGMGPDRLTMLRYGVNDLRLFFDGDLRFLSQFQ, from the coding sequence ATGAACGAGTTGGACTCCCTTGTCGACACCGCACGCGCCGCCTTCGCCGAAGCGAAAACGCCCGCAGAGCTCGAAAACGCCAAGGCCCAGTTCCTCGGCAAGTCGGGCCGCATCACCGAGCTGATGAAGGGCATGGCCGCGCTGAGTGTCGAAGAGAAGAAGTCCCGCGGCGCCGCGATCAACGTGGCCAAGCAGGCCATCGAGGCCGCACTGACCGACCGCCGCCAGCAATTGGCCGACGAAGAGCTCTCCCTGCAGCTGCGCGCCGAGGCCCTCGACGTGAGCCTGCCGGGCCGCCGCCGCATCCCGGGCGGCCTGCACCCCGTGAGCCGCACGCTTGAGCGCATCGAGGAAATCTTCTCGAGCATGGGTTTCGACGTGGCCGACGGCCCCGAAGTCGAGAGCGACTGGCACAGCTTCACCTCGCTCAACAACCCGCCGAACCATCCTGCGCGCTCGATGCAGGACACCTTCTACGTCGACATCAACGGCGACGACGGCATTCCCTACAACCTGCGTCCGCACACCAGCCCGATGCAGGTGCGCTATGCGCATCAGCACATCAAAAAGTACGCCGCCGAATTCGCGGCCGCCGCGGCCGACACCACCGGCACCTTGAAGGCGCCCGAGATCCGCGTGATCGCGCCGGGCCGCACGTACCGCGTGGACAGCGATGCCACCCATTCGCCCATGTTCCACCAGTGCGAAGGCCTCTGGCTTGGCGAGAACGTGAGCTTCAAGGACCTGAAGGTCGTCTTCACCGACTTCTGCCGCACGTTCTTCGAGCGCGACGACCTCGTGCTGCGCTTCCGCCCGAGCTTCTTCCCGTTCACCGAACCCAGCGCCGAGATCGACATCCAGTTCGCGAGCGGCCCGCTGGCCGGCCGCTGGCTCGAAGTTTCGGGCTCCGGCCAGGTGCACCCGAACGTGGTGCGCAACATGGGGCTCGACCCGGAGCGCTACATCGGCTTCGCCTTCGGCATGGGCCCCGACCGGCTCACCATGCTGCGCTACGGCGTGAACGACCTGCGCCTGTTCTTCGACGGCGACCTGCGTTTCCTCTCGCAGTTCCAGTGA
- the pheT gene encoding phenylalanine--tRNA ligase subunit beta, with translation MQFPESWLREFCNPPLGSAELAETLTMGGFEVEERRPVAPPFTRIVVGEIKEAVQHPNADRLRVCQVDAGQGALLNIVCGAPNARVGIKVPCALVGAELPPGEDGKPFLIKLGKLRGVESQGMLCSARELHLSEDHGGLLELAADAPIGADVRDVLKLDDALLTLKLTPNLAHGLSVYGVARELAALTGAPLKTPAIAPVATSFSDVLPVKVEAPELCGRFSGRIVRGVDTKVATPAWMVERLARCGQRSVTPLVDISNYVMFEYGQPSHIFDLDKIHGGLTVRWGKAGEQLKLLNGTTITVDDKVGVIADDREVESLAGIMGGDATSVSDDTRNIYVEAAFWWPAAVQGRSRRFNFSTDAGHRYERGVDPSRTVQIIERITQLIVEICGGQAGAMDDQKLDVPEAVPVTLRVARAARVIGMPLTQAQCADALNRLGFAITEGEGTLTVTPPPHRFDLLIEEDLIEEVARLIGFNNLPTTAPLAPITARVRPEAQRGRFAVRRAVAALGYQETINFSFVEAHWEQDLAGNANPIKLLNPIASQMSMMRSSLLGSLLQVLKFNLDRKAPRVRVFELGRVYLRDDSVATTDSTVRGVHQPMRVAGLAWGDADESRWDGKPERIDFYDVKGDVEALLAPLVPSFEAAEHPALHPGRSARVLVDGKAVGFVGELHPRWRQKWDFAQAPVLFELDLDAVTARPVPVAQSVPKHQAVERDIAVVVAEAVTHDALMQTIRAATAAQGLLRDATLFDIYRPQPLRDGAVAAPGALAQGEKSMAVRLSFQSDSATLTDEQVEPAVRAIVEQLGAKLGGRLRG, from the coding sequence ATGCAATTCCCGGAATCCTGGCTGCGCGAGTTCTGCAACCCGCCCCTCGGCAGCGCCGAACTGGCCGAAACGCTCACCATGGGCGGCTTCGAGGTCGAAGAGCGCCGCCCGGTCGCGCCGCCTTTCACGCGCATCGTGGTCGGAGAAATCAAGGAAGCAGTGCAGCACCCGAACGCCGACCGCCTGCGCGTATGCCAGGTCGACGCGGGGCAGGGCGCTTTGCTCAATATCGTATGCGGCGCGCCCAATGCGCGCGTCGGCATCAAGGTGCCTTGCGCGCTCGTCGGCGCTGAACTGCCGCCGGGTGAAGACGGCAAGCCCTTCCTCATCAAGTTGGGCAAGCTGCGCGGCGTCGAGAGCCAGGGCATGCTGTGCTCGGCGCGCGAACTGCACCTGAGCGAAGACCACGGCGGCCTGCTCGAGCTCGCGGCCGATGCGCCGATCGGCGCCGACGTGCGTGATGTGCTCAAGCTCGACGATGCGCTGCTCACCCTCAAGCTCACGCCCAACCTGGCGCACGGCCTGAGCGTCTACGGCGTGGCGCGCGAACTCGCGGCGCTCACCGGCGCGCCGCTCAAGACGCCGGCCATCGCGCCGGTGGCCACCTCGTTCAGCGACGTGTTGCCAGTGAAGGTCGAAGCGCCCGAGCTTTGCGGCCGTTTCTCGGGCCGTATCGTGCGCGGCGTCGACACCAAGGTCGCCACGCCGGCATGGATGGTCGAGCGCCTTGCGCGCTGCGGCCAGCGCAGCGTGACGCCGCTGGTCGACATCTCGAACTACGTGATGTTCGAGTACGGCCAGCCCAGCCACATCTTCGACCTCGACAAGATCCACGGCGGCCTCACGGTGCGCTGGGGCAAGGCGGGCGAACAGCTCAAGCTGCTCAATGGCACGACCATCACGGTGGACGACAAGGTCGGCGTGATCGCCGACGACCGCGAAGTCGAATCGCTCGCCGGCATCATGGGCGGCGACGCCACGTCCGTCTCGGACGACACGCGCAACATCTACGTCGAGGCTGCGTTCTGGTGGCCCGCCGCGGTGCAGGGGCGTTCGCGCCGCTTCAATTTCTCGACCGACGCAGGCCATCGCTACGAGCGCGGCGTCGATCCGAGCCGCACGGTGCAGATCATCGAGCGCATCACGCAGCTGATCGTCGAAATCTGCGGCGGCCAGGCCGGTGCGATGGACGACCAGAAGCTGGACGTGCCCGAGGCCGTGCCCGTCACGCTGCGCGTGGCGCGCGCAGCTCGCGTGATCGGCATGCCGCTCACGCAGGCGCAATGCGCCGACGCGCTGAACCGGCTGGGCTTTGCCATCACCGAAGGCGAAGGCACGCTGACCGTGACCCCGCCGCCGCACCGCTTCGACCTGCTCATCGAAGAAGACCTGATCGAAGAGGTCGCGCGCCTGATCGGCTTCAACAACCTGCCGACCACCGCGCCGCTCGCGCCCATCACGGCCCGCGTGCGGCCCGAGGCGCAACGCGGCCGCTTCGCTGTGCGCCGCGCCGTCGCGGCGCTGGGCTACCAGGAGACGATCAACTTCAGTTTCGTCGAGGCGCACTGGGAGCAGGACCTTGCCGGCAATGCCAACCCGATCAAGCTGCTGAACCCGATCGCCAGCCAGATGAGCATGATGCGCTCGTCGCTGCTGGGTTCGCTGCTGCAGGTGCTCAAGTTCAACCTCGACCGGAAGGCGCCGCGCGTGCGCGTGTTCGAGCTGGGGCGCGTCTATCTGCGCGACGACAGCGTTGCCACCACCGACAGCACCGTGCGCGGCGTTCACCAGCCGATGCGCGTGGCGGGCCTCGCCTGGGGTGACGCCGATGAATCGCGCTGGGATGGCAAGCCCGAGCGCATCGACTTCTATGACGTCAAGGGCGACGTCGAGGCGCTGCTCGCGCCGCTGGTGCCGAGCTTCGAGGCGGCAGAGCATCCCGCACTGCACCCGGGCCGTTCGGCGCGCGTGCTGGTCGACGGCAAGGCCGTCGGCTTCGTCGGCGAACTGCATCCGCGCTGGCGCCAGAAGTGGGACTTCGCCCAGGCGCCGGTTCTGTTCGAGCTCGATCTCGATGCCGTGACCGCGCGCCCCGTGCCCGTGGCGCAGTCGGTGCCCAAGCACCAGGCCGTCGAGCGCGATATTGCCGTCGTCGTGGCTGAAGCCGTCACGCACGACGCGCTGATGCAGACCATCCGCGCGGCCACGGCTGCGCAGGGCCTGTTGCGCGATGCGACGCTGTTCGACATCTACCGTCCTCAACCGCTGCGCGATGGCGCGGTGGCCGCGCCCGGTGCGCTGGCACAGGGCGAGAAGAGCATGGCGGTGCGCCTGAGCTTCCAGAGCGACAGCGCCACGCTGACGGACGAGCAGGTCGAGCCTGCTGTGCGCGCCATCGTCGAACAATTGGGCGCCAAGCTCGGCGGCCGCTTGAGGGGGTGA
- a CDS encoding integration host factor subunit alpha, which yields MNAADFTLEALETPALTKAHLADLLFEQIGLNKRESKDMVEAFFELVANSLIEGTDVKISGFGNFQIRVKAPRPGRNPRTGEAIPIGERRVATFHASAKLKEQIHGNIDPQAAGTTEVEWSLGTE from the coding sequence ATGAATGCTGCCGATTTCACGCTCGAGGCTCTAGAAACGCCTGCGCTGACCAAGGCGCATCTGGCCGACCTGCTGTTCGAGCAGATCGGCCTGAACAAGCGTGAGTCCAAGGACATGGTCGAGGCGTTCTTCGAGCTCGTGGCGAACAGCCTGATCGAAGGCACGGACGTGAAGATCTCGGGCTTCGGCAACTTCCAGATCCGCGTGAAGGCGCCGCGCCCTGGTCGCAATCCGCGCACCGGCGAAGCCATTCCGATCGGCGAGCGCCGCGTGGCCACGTTCCACGCGAGCGCCAAGCTCAAGGAGCAGATTCACGGCAACATCGACCCGCAGGCCGCTGGTACGACCGAGGTCGAGTGGAGCCTTGGCACCGAGTGA
- a CDS encoding MerR family transcriptional regulator → MEKTLPPIPVKRYFTIGEVGELCGVKPHVLRYWEQEFTQLRPMKRRGNRRYYQHHEVLMIRRIRDLLYDQGFTISGARNKLQELVQGERDRRKAGELPLEGMEAIEIEQEEFDAAVQDAPATVAAVSAPKSVDLSQLLNLRRELFEIRELLTVGH, encoded by the coding sequence ATGGAGAAAACGCTCCCGCCGATTCCTGTCAAACGCTACTTCACCATCGGTGAGGTCGGCGAACTTTGCGGCGTCAAGCCGCACGTGCTGCGCTATTGGGAGCAGGAGTTCACGCAACTGCGGCCCATGAAGCGGCGCGGCAACCGTCGCTACTACCAGCACCACGAAGTGCTGATGATTCGCCGCATCCGCGACCTGCTCTACGACCAGGGCTTCACCATCAGCGGTGCGCGCAACAAGCTGCAGGAACTGGTGCAGGGCGAGCGTGACCGGCGCAAGGCCGGTGAGTTGCCGCTCGAGGGCATGGAAGCGATCGAGATCGAGCAGGAAGAATTCGACGCGGCCGTGCAAGATGCGCCGGCAACTGTGGCGGCCGTCTCTGCCCCGAAATCGGTCGATCTGTCGCAGCTGCTGAACCTTCGGCGCGAACTCTTTGAAATTCGTGAGCTGCTGACCGTCGGACACTGA
- a CDS encoding DUF2274 domain-containing protein — protein MSATKRLRLGPLPKTENVKLTFACPASLKADLDRYAALHAQAYGKAVDATTLIPHMLEAFMAGDRGFRKGSGSKAAPPKSG, from the coding sequence ATGAGCGCGACCAAGAGGCTGCGGCTCGGGCCGCTGCCCAAGACCGAGAATGTGAAGCTGACCTTCGCTTGCCCGGCCAGCCTGAAAGCCGACCTCGACCGCTACGCCGCGTTGCACGCGCAGGCATACGGCAAAGCGGTCGATGCGACGACGTTGATTCCGCACATGCTGGAGGCGTTCATGGCGGGGGATCGGGGATTCAGGAAGGGAAGCGGGAGCAAGGCCGCACCGCCGAAGTCGGGTTGA
- a CDS encoding TrbI/VirB10 family protein: MSQDDTPDLAAPQAGKVAPEAVALRAQPRPVTRLNRRTLAILVGGLSVAVLGATIWSLQPHRRGAGEQTELYNVDRVSKSEGLDGLPADYSKLPPKVPELGPPLPGDLGPAIVKSQQPVTPTYAPPGHDPEDARRKEADAAAGSSVFFRSGNQGKAAAPGTAQAAAVAPGSALAGFDPLAAGPASTAAQPADPTAVQNRQDQKEAFLKGGSTETRNSGNLQMPVSPYQVMAGTVIAGALVTGIKSDLPGDVIVTVTEPVYDTATGKFLLIPQGSRILGKYNSQVSYGQSRVQVVWNRVILPDTSSLKLDNLAGTDPAGYAGLEDGVDWHWDRVFAGAALTTLLGVGAELAAPENRQNGNRIVIAGRDSAQDSINQVGQEMIRRNMNIQPTLTERPGLPVRIIVNRDLVLRPYQPLFFNRGAMR; this comes from the coding sequence ATGAGCCAGGACGACACTCCTGACCTCGCCGCGCCGCAGGCGGGCAAGGTAGCACCCGAGGCGGTGGCGCTGCGCGCCCAGCCGCGTCCGGTCACACGCTTGAACCGGCGCACGCTGGCCATCCTCGTCGGCGGCCTGTCGGTCGCCGTGCTGGGGGCCACGATCTGGTCATTGCAGCCGCATCGGCGTGGCGCGGGCGAGCAGACCGAGCTGTACAACGTCGATCGCGTGTCGAAGTCCGAAGGGCTGGATGGCCTGCCGGCCGACTACTCGAAGCTGCCGCCGAAGGTGCCCGAGCTGGGGCCGCCGCTGCCGGGCGATCTCGGCCCGGCCATCGTGAAGTCGCAGCAGCCGGTGACGCCGACGTATGCGCCACCGGGGCACGACCCGGAGGATGCACGGCGCAAGGAGGCTGATGCGGCGGCGGGTTCGTCGGTGTTCTTCCGCTCGGGCAACCAGGGCAAGGCCGCCGCACCGGGAACAGCGCAAGCCGCTGCGGTTGCGCCTGGCAGCGCCTTGGCCGGCTTCGACCCGCTGGCCGCCGGGCCAGCCTCGACGGCGGCCCAGCCTGCCGACCCCACCGCGGTGCAGAACCGGCAAGACCAGAAAGAGGCGTTCCTGAAAGGCGGTTCTACGGAAACCCGCAACTCCGGCAATCTGCAAATGCCGGTCTCGCCGTATCAGGTCATGGCGGGAACGGTGATCGCCGGGGCGCTGGTGACGGGCATCAAGTCGGACTTGCCGGGCGACGTGATCGTCACGGTGACGGAGCCGGTCTACGACACGGCCACGGGCAAGTTTCTGCTGATCCCCCAAGGCTCGCGCATCCTGGGCAAATACAACAGCCAGGTGAGCTACGGGCAGAGCCGCGTGCAGGTGGTGTGGAACCGCGTCATCCTGCCGGACACGTCTTCGCTGAAGCTCGACAACCTCGCGGGCACCGACCCGGCCGGTTACGCCGGCCTGGAGGATGGCGTCGATTGGCACTGGGATCGCGTCTTCGCGGGTGCGGCGTTGACCACGTTGCTGGGCGTGGGTGCCGAGTTGGCCGCGCCGGAGAACCGGCAGAACGGCAACCGGATCGTGATCGCCGGACGCGACAGCGCGCAGGACAGCATCAACCAGGTCGGCCAGGAGATGATCCGGCGCAACATGAACATCCAGCCGACGCTGACCGAACGGCCGGGCCTGCCGGTGCGGATCATCGTCAATCGCGATCTGGTGTTGCGGCCGTACCAGCCACTGTTCTTCAATCGGGGTGCAATGCGATGA
- the trbG gene encoding P-type conjugative transfer protein TrbG: MNDLFRKSVLPVMLLASTVLFSGCATQGKPPPTISLDEPVQAQPLPEPPAPVEVVTVPQVLPMPAQMKSVPDAKPTPEPADETVRVSRANAEARIAPTREGYVNAIQVWPFTDGALYQVYAAVGRVTVIALQPGEELVTVAAGDTVRWIVGDTSSGSGDALRVNVMVKPIRSGLKTNLVITTSRRTYLLELTSTEKTWMASVSWEYPKDKMLALQRQSQAASAAAPVDTGLSLEKIRFRYAVSGSNPPWKPLRAFDDGEKVYIQFPPGIAQGELPPLFVIGAQGDGQLVNYRFRPPYYIVDRLFGAAELRLGGDGGDVVRIERTDGVARRN, translated from the coding sequence ATGAATGATCTTTTCCGTAAATCCGTCTTGCCGGTGATGCTTCTGGCTTCGACCGTGCTGTTCTCTGGCTGCGCCACGCAGGGCAAGCCGCCGCCGACCATTTCGCTTGATGAGCCGGTACAGGCCCAGCCGCTGCCAGAGCCGCCTGCGCCTGTGGAGGTGGTGACCGTGCCGCAGGTGCTGCCGATGCCGGCGCAGATGAAAAGTGTGCCGGATGCCAAGCCCACGCCGGAACCCGCCGATGAAACCGTGCGCGTGTCCCGCGCCAATGCCGAAGCGCGCATTGCACCGACGCGCGAGGGCTACGTCAACGCAATTCAAGTCTGGCCCTTCACGGACGGCGCGCTGTATCAGGTCTATGCGGCCGTAGGCCGCGTGACGGTAATCGCGCTCCAGCCCGGTGAGGAGCTGGTGACGGTGGCGGCGGGCGACACGGTACGCTGGATCGTCGGGGACACATCGAGCGGCAGCGGTGATGCGCTGCGCGTCAATGTGATGGTCAAGCCGATCCGCTCGGGGTTGAAGACGAATCTGGTCATCACCACCAGCCGGCGCACCTACCTGCTGGAACTGACATCGACAGAGAAGACGTGGATGGCGTCGGTGTCCTGGGAATATCCCAAGGACAAGATGCTGGCCTTGCAGCGCCAGTCGCAGGCGGCCAGCGCCGCCGCGCCGGTCGATACCGGCCTGTCGCTGGAGAAGATCCGCTTCCGCTACGCCGTGTCGGGCAGCAATCCGCCGTGGAAGCCGCTGCGCGCCTTCGATGACGGCGAGAAGGTCTATATCCAGTTCCCGCCGGGCATCGCGCAAGGCGAGTTGCCGCCCTTGTTCGTGATCGGCGCGCAGGGCGACGGGCAACTGGTGAACTACCGTTTCCGCCCGCCGTACTACATCGTGGATCGGCTGTTCGGCGCGGCCGAACTGCGCCTGGGCGGTGATGGCGGTGACGTGGTGCGGATCGAGCGCACGGATGGCGTGGCGCGGAGGAACTGA